The proteins below come from a single Alosa sapidissima isolate fAloSap1 chromosome 23, fAloSap1.pri, whole genome shotgun sequence genomic window:
- the fhl2b gene encoding four and a half LIM domains protein 2b translates to MAERYDCHYCKESLFGKKYVLREENPYCTKCYESLYSNSCEDCKKPIGCNSRDLSYKDRHWHEDCFHCFKCNRSLMDKPFSTKDEQLLCTECYSNEYSSKCHDCKKTIMPGSRKMEHKGNSWHETCFTCQRCQQPIGTKSFIPKESHNYCVPCYEKQFAMQCVQCKKPITTGGVTYREQPWHKDCFLCTGCKQQLSGQRFTSRDDFAYCLNCFCSLYAKKCASCTAPISGLGGSKYISFEERQWHNDCFNCKKCSVSLVGRGFLTERDNILCPECGKDI, encoded by the exons ATGGCGGAGCGCTACGACTGCCACTACTGCAAGGAGTCCCTGTTTGGGAAGAAGtatgtgttgcgtgaagagaACCCATACTGCACCAAGTGCTACGAGAGCCTTTACTCCAACTCCTGTGAGGATTGCAAGAAGCCCATCGGCTGCAACAGCAGG GATTTGTCCTACAAGGACCGCCACTGGCATGAGGACTGTTTCCACTGCTTCAAGTGCAACCGCTCCCTGATGGACAAGCCCTTCTCCACCAAAGACGAGCAGCTCCTATGCACAGAGTGCTACTCCAACGAGTACTCCTCCAAATGCCACGACTGCAAGAAGACCATCATGCCAG GCTCTCGGAAGATGGAGCATAAAGGCAACAGCTGGCATGAAACCTGCTTCACCTGCCAGCGCTGCCAGCAGCCGATTGGCACCAAGAGCTTCATCCCAAAGGAGAGCCACAACTACTGTGTCCCCTGCTACGAGAAGCAGTTCGCCAtgcagtgtgtgcagtgcaAAAAG cCTATCACCACTGGTGGAGTGACCTATCGTGAGCAGCCATGGCATAAAGACTGCTTCCTGTGCACTGGCTGTAAGCAGCAGCTGTCTGGCCAGCGGTTCACCTCCCGTGATGACTTTGCCTACTGCCTCAACTGCTTCTGCAGCCTGTATGCCAAGAAGTGTGCCTCCTGTACAGCACCTATCAGCG GTCTCGGTGGGAGTAAGTACATCTCCTTTGAGGAGCGCCAGTGGCACAACGACTGCTTCAACTGCAAGAAGTGCTCAGTGTCCCTGGTTGGGCGTGGCTTTCTGACGGAGAGAGATAATATCCTGTGTCCAGAATGTGGCAAAGACATCTGA
- the dph3 gene encoding DPH3 homolog, with protein sequence MAVFHDEIEIEDFEYDEDTDTYYYPCPCGDRFAITKEDLENGEEVATCPSCSLIVKVIYDKEDFMSGEVIEAPTADRRLEVSQS encoded by the exons ATGGCTGTTTTTCACGACGAAATCGAAATAGAGGATTTTGAATATGAcgaagacacagacacatactatTACCCTTGTCCGTGTGGAGATAGATTTGCAATTACCAAA GAAGATTTGGAGAATGGTGAAGAAGTAGCGACGTGCCCAAGCTGCTCCCTTATAGTTAAAGTCATCTATGACAAG GAGGACTTCATGAGTGGAGAAGTTATAGAAGCACCGACTGCAGACAGGAGGCTGGAAGTCTCCCAGAGTTGA